From the genome of Flavobacterium ovatum, one region includes:
- the nadD gene encoding nicotinate (nicotinamide) nucleotide adenylyltransferase — protein sequence MKIGLYFGTFNPMHVGHLIIANHIAEHTDLDQVWMVVTPHNPLKKKSSLLDDYHRLHMVHLATENYSKLKASDIEFKLPQPNYTTHTLAYLEEKYANYEFALIMGEDNLNSLHKWKNYEVILKNYSLYVYPRLETKDVVADGVVNGTDKFDYKNNPKIKMIDAPVVEISSTFIRENIKTNKNIQPLLPPKVWEYIDHNNFYKK from the coding sequence ATGAAAATAGGACTTTACTTTGGAACATTCAATCCCATGCATGTGGGACATTTGATTATTGCAAACCACATTGCAGAACACACTGACTTGGATCAAGTTTGGATGGTGGTCACACCACACAATCCGTTGAAGAAAAAATCGAGCTTACTAGATGATTACCATCGTTTGCACATGGTGCATTTGGCAACCGAAAATTATTCAAAACTAAAAGCTAGTGACATAGAGTTCAAATTGCCACAACCCAATTACACAACGCACACTTTAGCATATCTAGAGGAAAAATATGCTAATTATGAATTTGCTTTGATTATGGGGGAGGATAATTTAAACTCCTTGCATAAATGGAAAAACTACGAAGTAATTCTGAAAAATTATTCGCTGTATGTCTATCCAAGATTAGAAACCAAAGATGTAGTAGCTGACGGGGTGGTTAATGGAACGGATAAATTCGATTATAAAAACAATCCAAAAATCAAGATGATTGATGCTCCTGTAGTCGAAATCTCTTCCACTTTTATTCGTGAGAATATCAAAACTAACAAAAACATACAACCATTACTGCCTCCTAAAGTTTGGGAATATATTGACCACAATAATTTTTATAAGAAGTAG